Part of the Paenibacillus guangzhouensis genome is shown below.
ATGCTTGGGGTTGCCTCAATACCATTTACTTTGAATGAACCTGGCACATAGATACCGCGGACATTCCCTGGACTGGTATTATAAGAAGCAGGGTTCGTATAAAACGTCTTCCCGTCCAGCGACAGTTTAATAGTATTATCAAACTGATCGAAAGCAGATACGGTTGACTGCCAAGTAATCGCTCCCTCAACAAATTGTGCGGGTTGAAGTCCACGATAACTATACTGATCCCACTTGATCATTCCCGGCGAGGTCAATGTGATGCTGTATGCCGCTGTGACGTCCGGGTTTTTTAGCTGGTAAGCTCCCCCAAAGATGTTAATCGGCTTTGTCTCGCCATACGCCATTCCTGTTACATCGGCATCGGCAGTGGTTTCAAAGCTGAAGACAATACCACGTCCGACACCGTTGAAAAAGTAGTCATCACCGTTAAATACAATCCTAATGCTGTTCGGAGTGAAATAGGCGGTACCAAGCGGTTTCATACCTGATTCAGTCTGTGCATTCAGGGTTTTAGTAGCTGTCGGGAGCACCACTTCCTTGAAGTAGTCTTCTCTCTTCAGCTCGATCCAGTCACCCTTCTGAATGTATTTTTCAGAATCTGCATTCGTCGGATTAGGATCATCGCCATTCACCGGCACCTTGAGACCTTCCGACTTAAGCGTAAATTGCTGTCTGCCCTGAATAGTACCGTTTGGATCAATAGCAGCATTTCCCTGCGTCACATTCAACGGAAAGGTTGAATTAGCCTCCATAAACACCGCCGTTTTTTCCACGGGTACTGCCACTGCCATAACTAAATTATCCGGCACAGCATATACCGCCTCAGACACCGACGGGTCGCTCACAGTCTCCGTTCCGGGGTCGGTTAGCGCACTCTCCGCATAGGCAGCAGCAGAGAACATCACGGTCTGTAAGGCAAGCAAAACAGCGAGACAAAAAGACAGCACCGCTTTGCTCATACTTCGTTTTCGTTTCATCACAACGTTCTCCTCCGTTTCTGAATTTTTTTGTCGTCAGCAAGATCACATGCCCAATTTAGCGCACGAACGTATAGACAGATGCTATATGTCTGAACCCAGCAGCCTTTCACATCATCAAGAACTTTCGAAAATGCAGATGACCTAGTGAGTACCACAGGTGTGCAGGCTGTTGATCATTGCTTAGTAATTCTCTCCCCCTCTCTTTCGATGATCTTTGCCAGTCAAATCCAGTAAACTGACAAAATACGTTATAATTAGACAACGTGCTTCGACATTGTATCACCCCGACCTAGACAAAAACTAAACAGACACTCGACAATCATTTTGGATATATGAATCTCGTTGTTATAAATCGAAAAAACCCAAAAAAGGAAAAGCATCTTAAGACGCTTTTCCTTTTTCATGTTTTTCAACCGTTATTCCTTCTTCACCAACGAGGGGTCATTGGGTGAATTTTTAAATGACTAGTGATAAAAGTAGAATACCACCTAAAGAAACAAATGATGCAATAAGGCAGGCCGCAGTAAAGCTCTTGAACATATCCGGTAACGATAACCCTAAATATTCTTTGACGAACCAGAAACTCGAATCGTTGACATGGCACCAACCAATTGCACCGGAACCAATGGCGAGAACGATAATTTCCGGACTCACACCAGGATAAGCGGCCAGCATCGGTGCCACCATGCCTGCAGTACTAATCATGGCCACCGTGGCGGAACCAATCGCAAGGTGCATGAGCCAAGCGATGAGCCAAGCAAGAATAATGATGTTCATATTTAGCGACATCAAAACCTGAGACAATTCATTCCCTAACCCACTGTCGACTAAGATCTGATTAAAAGCTCCACCGCCTCCAATAATGAGCAAGATGCCGGCAATTGGTCCAAAACATTGCTCTGTAAGCGTTAACAAGTTTTTCATTTTTAAACCACGAGAAAGGCCTAATGTATAATAAGCTACAAATACCGAGATGAGAAGTGCGATAATCGGATTGCCTAGGAACGTAACAATAGGCAATAACGCAGAATCTTTTGCGAGAAACAATGTACTAACCGTTTTTCCTACCATAATGATTAGGGGCAATAGGATCGTAAATAGGGTGATGCCGAAGCCTGGAAGATTCTCAGTTGGTGTTGCAGCAGTTACTTCGGTTTCCTTTATCACCCCAGTCTTGCACTTCTTACTGATAAACTTGGCCCAAATTGGACCCGCTAAAATGGCCGTAGGCGTTCCAACAAGAAGAGCATACAGAATGACCTTCCCTACATCGGCCCCCAAACTTGTCGTAATCGCAAACGCTGCCGGATGTGGAGGCACCATCGAGTGAACGACCATCAACGATACGGCCAAAGGAATGCCTACACGGAGTAACGACATCTTAGCTTGTTTGGCAACGATGAAAACCAAGGGGAACAGTAAAACAAATCCGACTTCAAAAAATACGGGGATGCCGCAAATTAACCCGACAATAGTCATTGCCCAGGGAGCTCTTTTTTCTCCCATTGTTTCTAGTAATGTTCGTGCAAGGCGCTCCGCGCCGCCGGATACCTCCAACATTTTGCCTAAAATCGTACCAAAACCGATAACGGTGGCCAGAAAACCTAACGTTCCAGCCATTCCGTTCTCAATGGAAGTAGCAATCTTAGGAAGAGGCATACCTGTAGCAATTCCCACAAATATACACACTAATATTAAGGATAGAAAAGGATGTATTTTAACTTTAAGAATGAGAAAGATGAGAATTGCTATAGATGCGACCAATACGAGCATCATCATTGTTGCAGTGTCCATTGTCTTAACCTCTCCCTATACGATAAAGTAAATTAGCTGATTACGCCTTTGCGGTAGAAATCATCCATAACATCTTTCGGAACCATGCCGCCGCCAGTAGCCCAAAGAATGTGCGTGGCATTAGACATCTTCTGTTCCAGGTGATTATTGTTCAAATAATCTTGTCCCATGGAAGAAGCGTTCAGTTGAACAGGCCCGATAAATCCTGCAACGGCCGATGGTTCTAGGAATATTCCTTCTGAATCGGCTAGCTCTCTAAGGATTCGATAGAGACAATCGTCTTGAACCGTAAAGACACCACTAATATCTTTCTCTAGTGCTTTGCCCACGAACCCTGATGGTCTCCCTACCGCAAGCCCGTCTGCATCAGTAATATTATCAACGCCAAATTCCTGAGCGGATACCTCGCTATGCTTACGTGTCATTAAACCTAGCAGCATGGCCGGTGAATGGGTTGGTTCTGCATAGAAGCAATGAACATTGTCTCCAAATACAGTCCGCAATCCGAAAGTAATTCCGCCAGGAGCGCCGCCTACACCGCAAGGTAGATATACGAATAGAGGATGATCCTGATCGACTGGAATCAACATGTCATTGAGCTGCTTTTGGAGGCGCTTAGCTGCTACGGCATAACCAAGGAATAACGTTTTGGAATTTTCATCATCAACGAAGTGGCTATTGGGATCTTTCTGGGACTCTTGTCTGCCTGCTTCTACAGCTTTCCCATAATCGCTATTGTGCTCAACGACGATTGCGCCTTTTTGCCGTAATAAGTCTTTTTTCCATTTTTTCGCGTCCGTAGACATATGCACAACAACTTTGAAGCCTAATTGGGCACTCATAATACCGATACTAAGACCTAGATTACCGGTTGATCCGACCACAATCGAATAATTCGAGAATAGCGCCCGGAATTTTTCATCTGCCAGAATGGAGTAGTCATCATCTATTGACAGCATGCCGTGTTTAAAGGCGATCTCTTCGGCTACTTTTAATATTTCGTAAATGCCTCCGCGAGCCTTTACAGAACCGGAGATAGGCAGGTGACTGTCACATTTAAGATATACATTTCCCGCTATTTCCTGATTGAACATTTCTGATAACTGCTGCTGCATTTTAGGAATGCTGACTAATTCAGATTCGATGATTCCGTTTTTTACCTTGGTCTCCGGGAATACTGTTGCTAGATAAGGGGCGAAGCGAAGCAGCCGTTGCTCTGCATCCTCAATATCTGCGATCCCTATTTCCGTATTAATTATTCGGTTGTTGCAGCTCTCAAGCTGCGGGTTAACCCAGAAAACTTCCTGAGTATCAATGATATTCTGCAGTTCCGGTAATTCATTTTTCCATTCTTCGATCGTTTTTCCAGCAATGAAGTTCGTCATGGTTGCCTCCGATTTTATATTTATTTTTCAGCGATGAATTCGATTTCAACTTTGGCTCCCTTAGGAAGACCTGCAACCTCGAAGCAGGAGCGAGCGGGCGTGCAAGACTTGAAATAAGTGCCGTAGATTTCATTCAGACTAGTAAAGTTGGCAAGATCGGTCACAAAAATAGTCGTCTTTACAATGTCCTCGAAATCGTATCCTGCCTCGTTCAAAATTGCGGCGATGTTCTCCATCACTTGTTTGGCTTGTATTGCAAAGTCATCATTCATTTCGCCTGTCTGGGGATCAATCCCAAGTTGACCAGATGCATACAAACGTGAAGCGCTTACAATTGCTTGCGAGTAAGGTCCAATTGCAGCGGGAGCTTTATTAGTCATAATTGTTTTTTTCATACAAATTACATCTCCTTGTGTTGAAGTAACATTCCCTTTAAAATTGAATTGCAGATTATGAATATAGGTGCACCTCCATTGTTGATGTTATTCTAACGGAGATCCAAAGAAATTAAATGATATTTAATAAATTAAGTATAGGTGAATATTAGCACTTTGCTTGTATGAATTCAAGCATAATATTTAGCGTTTTTTTGGTAAAAAAAACCGTTTCCGTATTTACTAGTGTGAAATACACTTGCAAATACAGAAACGGTCTATGTTTAGATATTGTTTTCTAAAATGTCGGAGGCGTAATAGCAAAAATAACGTTTGCATCTTGATCCGATTTATTTTCCCACTTATGTCCTACCCCGGGTGGTATTTTGACACTGTCCCCCTGATATAAGGTCTCTACATCATCCCCAATAAATAATACAACCTCACCCGACATCACATACGCGACTTCTTCACCAATGTGTCTCATAGGTTTTTCGGCAGACTGGGATTCAGGCGGTAATTTCATTAAAACCATCTCTATTGAGCCGCTTAAATCCGGAGACAATAATGAATATTCCCAATTGTTCGATGATGGAAATATGACTTTTTTTCTAGCGTTTGCTCTGGTAATTAAATTTTTCGTTGGCACAAATTCCGTAAACAAACTAAATAAAGGAACTTCCAACGCCTCGGCAATCACGCGCAGCGTATTCAGTGACGGACTAGAAAGTCCCCGCTCAATTTGGCTTAACATGGATGACGTTACATTCGTTAATTCTGATAATTGTTTAATCGTATAATTCTTATTTTTGCGAATTTTCGCGATTGTTTGACCTAATTCTAGATTATCCATCGTTCATCATACCTCATAAAAATACCTCAAATTTAATTAATATGCTGTCCTGAATTAATAGCCTATAAATATAAAGATATCATAAATCTTAGAAATACTAAATACAGAGCTAATTGATTACTCGGTTATTTGTCTTAATATTTTTGCTGGATTACCCGCGACGATTGTATTTGCAGGCACGTCCTTCGTGACTACTGAACCTGCAGCCACAATGGAATTATCACCAATATTTACACCAGGTAAAATTACACAACTACCGCCAATCCATACATTGTTTCCTATCGTTATCGGTATCCCATAACCACTTTTATTTCTATCCTTTGGTTCTACAGAATGCCCAGCGGTATAGATCCCAACATTCGGAGCTATCATGCAATCATCACCAATTCTTACCTCTGCCATGTCTAAAATTGTACAGTTATACCCTGCATAAAAGTTATTTCCTACGTGTATGTTGTAACCTAAATCGCAATGAAAGTTGTGCTCGATGCTAAGCCCTTCTCCTACACTTCCAAACAATTCGCGTATAATATTTTCTTTCTTTTCAAATTCTTCAACGTCGCTCCTGTTAAATTCTTGAACCAGTTTCTGAGCTCTTATGCTCTTCATCTTTAATTCTTCAGTACCTCTTTGATAATAAATTTTTTCTTTTTTTCCATCGCCCATAGGTATACCCCTTATATATTCAATTTGTGTAGTTCGATTAAATCAAACTTATCGGTTAGGCGAATCAAAGTACAACCCAATCATACCGAGGCGTTCCTTTCTTGACAAACTGAAAAAATAAAGAGTGAAGTACGTCAAGCACTCACTCTTGTCTTTATACATAGTTATTAATGGTTAGATGCTCACTTCTTCTCAATAAACTTTCCCTGGTGAAGATGAAAAATCTTCATCGTGGTCTTGGAGTCTCCTTCTTTCTTGTTGTCCTCTAAGGATGCGTCCATTTCGGTCTGCCAATAGAAAAGTTCCCCATTATCATCATTGAACTGGTAACTACCCATGGCAACATGATATTTACCTTGAAATACAGAGCGGTCTTTAAGAGTACCTTTCCAAGCTTCTG
Proteins encoded:
- a CDS encoding helix-turn-helix domain-containing protein, with product MDNLELGQTIAKIRKNKNYTIKQLSELTNVTSSMLSQIERGLSSPSLNTLRVIAEALEVPLFSLFTEFVPTKNLITRANARKKVIFPSSNNWEYSLLSPDLSGSIEMVLMKLPPESQSAEKPMRHIGEEVAYVMSGEVVLFIGDDVETLYQGDSVKIPPGVGHKWENKSDQDANVIFAITPPTF
- a CDS encoding RidA family protein: MKKTIMTNKAPAAIGPYSQAIVSASRLYASGQLGIDPQTGEMNDDFAIQAKQVMENIAAILNEAGYDFEDIVKTTIFVTDLANFTSLNEIYGTYFKSCTPARSCFEVAGLPKGAKVEIEFIAEK
- a CDS encoding D-serine ammonia-lyase; this translates as MTNFIAGKTIEEWKNELPELQNIIDTQEVFWVNPQLESCNNRIINTEIGIADIEDAEQRLLRFAPYLATVFPETKVKNGIIESELVSIPKMQQQLSEMFNQEIAGNVYLKCDSHLPISGSVKARGGIYEILKVAEEIAFKHGMLSIDDDYSILADEKFRALFSNYSIVVGSTGNLGLSIGIMSAQLGFKVVVHMSTDAKKWKKDLLRQKGAIVVEHNSDYGKAVEAGRQESQKDPNSHFVDDENSKTLFLGYAVAAKRLQKQLNDMLIPVDQDHPLFVYLPCGVGGAPGGITFGLRTVFGDNVHCFYAEPTHSPAMLLGLMTRKHSEVSAQEFGVDNITDADGLAVGRPSGFVGKALEKDISGVFTVQDDCLYRILRELADSEGIFLEPSAVAGFIGPVQLNASSMGQDYLNNNHLEQKMSNATHILWATGGGMVPKDVMDDFYRKGVIS
- a CDS encoding GntT/GntP/DsdX family permease yields the protein MDTATMMMLVLVASIAILIFLILKVKIHPFLSLILVCIFVGIATGMPLPKIATSIENGMAGTLGFLATVIGFGTILGKMLEVSGGAERLARTLLETMGEKRAPWAMTIVGLICGIPVFFEVGFVLLFPLVFIVAKQAKMSLLRVGIPLAVSLMVVHSMVPPHPAAFAITTSLGADVGKVILYALLVGTPTAILAGPIWAKFISKKCKTGVIKETEVTAATPTENLPGFGITLFTILLPLIIMVGKTVSTLFLAKDSALLPIVTFLGNPIIALLISVFVAYYTLGLSRGLKMKNLLTLTEQCFGPIAGILLIIGGGGAFNQILVDSGLGNELSQVLMSLNMNIIILAWLIAWLMHLAIGSATVAMISTAGMVAPMLAAYPGVSPEIIVLAIGSGAIGWCHVNDSSFWFVKEYLGLSLPDMFKSFTAACLIASFVSLGGILLLSLVI
- a CDS encoding sugar O-acetyltransferase, which produces MGDGKKEKIYYQRGTEELKMKSIRAQKLVQEFNRSDVEEFEKKENIIRELFGSVGEGLSIEHNFHCDLGYNIHVGNNFYAGYNCTILDMAEVRIGDDCMIAPNVGIYTAGHSVEPKDRNKSGYGIPITIGNNVWIGGSCVILPGVNIGDNSIVAAGSVVTKDVPANTIVAGNPAKILRQITE